A genomic segment from Roseibium algicola encodes:
- a CDS encoding bifunctional protein-serine/threonine kinase/phosphatase codes for MQVRHTTLSVETGQYSSAGRKALNQDFHGAMVPDGPALVHKGIALAVADGISSSPVAHVAAETAVKSFLSDYYCTSEAWTVKTSAVRVISAANSWLFSQTKQVDDLDRGHVCTFSALVLKGRKAHLFHVGDSRIWRLSGQSLEQLTEDHTVRISEQESYLGRALGVGQSVDIDYAVFDLRPGDLFVLTTDGVHGFLRAKDMADAVLAGEALDQTARTLVEKAQAAGSSDNLTVQIVRVIDIAEPGADDLLNGEGTLPPAPLPKVPGTHEGFRLMRGLHATSRSHIYLAENEETGEPVALKFPSLDLRGEEDYLRRFALEEWVARRISSPHVLKASTYPQGRQTLFLASEFVEGQTLRQWMIDNPHPSLETVRGILEQVARGLMAFHRKEMVHQDLRPENIMIDTSGTVKIIDFGSVRIAGVMEAAPSLDKGEILGTHQYTAPEVFLGYLGTEYSDQFSLGVIAYEMLTGRLPYGAAVARATSERAQAALRYRSATAVTERVPDWVDGALCRAVHPVPGKRYEALSAFLEDLRRPNPAFSSDRFVPLAERDPVRFWQIVSAVLAVLCAILLFQLFGNS; via the coding sequence ATGCAAGTCCGCCATACCACCTTGAGCGTCGAAACCGGCCAGTATTCGTCTGCCGGACGGAAAGCCCTGAACCAGGACTTTCATGGCGCCATGGTGCCGGACGGCCCGGCCCTGGTGCACAAGGGCATCGCACTTGCTGTCGCGGACGGCATTTCCTCCAGTCCGGTTGCGCATGTCGCAGCCGAAACGGCCGTCAAATCCTTTCTCTCCGATTACTATTGCACCTCTGAAGCCTGGACAGTGAAGACCTCTGCCGTCCGGGTGATCTCTGCCGCCAATTCCTGGCTTTTCAGCCAGACAAAACAGGTCGACGATCTCGACAGGGGCCATGTCTGCACCTTTTCTGCCCTGGTCCTGAAGGGGCGTAAGGCACATCTCTTCCACGTCGGTGACAGCCGCATCTGGCGTCTATCCGGCCAGAGCCTGGAACAGCTGACGGAAGACCACACTGTCCGGATTTCCGAACAGGAGAGTTATCTCGGCAGGGCTCTGGGGGTCGGGCAATCTGTCGATATCGATTATGCCGTGTTCGATCTTCGTCCGGGCGATCTGTTTGTTCTCACGACGGATGGCGTCCATGGCTTCTTGCGGGCGAAGGACATGGCCGACGCCGTGCTGGCTGGCGAAGCTCTCGACCAGACAGCCAGAACACTTGTCGAAAAGGCGCAGGCTGCAGGCAGCAGCGATAATCTGACCGTTCAGATCGTGCGGGTGATCGACATAGCGGAACCCGGTGCAGATGATCTCCTGAACGGGGAAGGCACCTTGCCACCGGCGCCGCTGCCGAAGGTGCCTGGCACCCATGAGGGGTTCCGTTTGATGCGCGGCCTGCACGCCACCAGCCGCAGCCACATCTATCTGGCGGAAAATGAAGAAACCGGCGAGCCGGTGGCGCTCAAGTTTCCGTCGCTCGATTTACGCGGAGAGGAAGACTATCTGCGCCGGTTCGCGCTGGAGGAGTGGGTTGCACGCCGGATTTCATCGCCGCATGTGTTGAAGGCTTCCACCTATCCGCAGGGCCGTCAGACGCTTTTTCTGGCATCGGAGTTTGTCGAAGGCCAGACGCTTCGCCAGTGGATGATCGACAATCCTCACCCCAGCCTTGAGACCGTGCGCGGGATTCTGGAGCAGGTGGCCAGGGGATTGATGGCCTTCCACCGCAAGGAAATGGTCCATCAGGACCTGCGGCCGGAAAACATCATGATCGACACGTCCGGCACGGTAAAAATCATCGATTTCGGGTCGGTGCGGATCGCCGGCGTGATGGAAGCCGCTCCTTCGCTCGACAAGGGGGAGATCCTCGGCACCCACCAATATACCGCGCCAGAGGTGTTTCTCGGCTACCTCGGGACTGAGTACAGCGACCAGTTTTCGCTCGGTGTGATCGCCTATGAAATGCTGACTGGGCGTTTGCCCTATGGTGCGGCCGTTGCCAGGGCAACGAGTGAGCGGGCACAGGCTGCACTGCGCTATCGCAGTGCGACAGCTGTCACGGAACGAGTGCCGGACTGGGTCGATGGTGCGCTTTGCCGCGCGGTTCATCCCGTGCCGGGCAAGCGCTACGAAGCGCTGAGCGCCTTCCTGGAAGATCTTCGTCGCCCGAACCCGGCCTTCAGTTCAGATCGTTTTGTCCCTCTGGCGGAACGGGATCCGGTCCG